Proteins co-encoded in one Maylandia zebra isolate NMK-2024a linkage group LG16, Mzebra_GT3a, whole genome shotgun sequence genomic window:
- the dbi gene encoding acyl-CoA-binding protein yields the protein MAELQTKFDEAAAEVKQLKAKPTDEEMLQIYSLFKQATVGDVNTARPGMFDFTGKAKWDAWEKQKGKSNENAMNEYISLVEELKQKYGI from the exons ATGGCTGAGCTCCAG ACTAAGTTtgatgaagcagcagcagaggtcaAGCAGCTGAAGGCGAAGCCGACTGATGAGGAGATGTTGCAGATCTACTCGCTGTTCAAGCAGGCCACCGTGGGTGATGTGAACACAG CTCGTCCAGGGATGTTTGATTTCACTGGGAAAGCTAAATGGGATGCCTGGGAGAAGCAGAAGG GTAAGAGCAATGAGAACGCCATGAACGAGTACATCAGCCTGGTGGAGGAGCTAAAGCAGAAATATGGAATATAA